One genomic segment of Virgibacillus doumboii includes these proteins:
- a CDS encoding O-antigen ligase family protein — MNDIGNISINLTLIFMFVFLVKSFLEGSNFDFQLLNVYIAVFLLILIYSISFIISDNADSLYFTKLILLFLFILGSMKIQWKPGHIKAIAYLLGIVLLFLFIHWVKMDFPSYKFKSIFRNPNYLAVFLFCMLYFKIIAIKYGSNLERLYFSFLILLNLVLIYNTSSRSVVVAIGVILITWIILRQFTRIYPYLLHIIVTLNIIFIILYVRLKDTSIGIFLDNISRTLFNKSFFSGRSDLWEGVLQAGVEKPVMGYGVGINASDVTEIKLTAHNQYLQTFLEVGLIGFAVFVFLLFCIWKLLIRRLDNFTAKWSACFFLGILVYENFELTLFQNNYSIAFFQWLIITIGITFSYKTEQNNTDGVSR; from the coding sequence TTGAATGACATCGGAAATATAAGTATAAATCTCACCTTGATTTTTATGTTTGTTTTTTTAGTTAAAAGTTTTTTAGAGGGAAGTAATTTTGATTTTCAGTTGCTGAATGTTTACATTGCAGTTTTCTTGCTTATCTTAATTTATAGTATCAGTTTTATAATTAGTGATAATGCTGATAGTCTATATTTTACAAAATTAATATTATTATTCTTATTTATTTTAGGATCTATGAAAATCCAATGGAAACCTGGACATATTAAAGCTATAGCCTATTTATTGGGAATCGTGTTATTATTTTTATTCATTCATTGGGTAAAAATGGACTTTCCTAGTTACAAATTTAAAAGTATATTTAGAAACCCTAATTATCTCGCAGTATTTTTATTTTGTATGCTTTATTTTAAAATTATTGCGATTAAGTATGGAAGCAATCTGGAACGCTTATATTTTTCCTTTTTAATTCTATTAAACCTAGTGTTGATATATAATACGAGTAGTAGATCCGTTGTGGTGGCTATAGGGGTAATTCTTATAACGTGGATAATTTTAAGGCAATTCACCCGTATTTATCCATATTTACTTCATATTATAGTTACACTAAATATTATATTTATAATTTTGTATGTTAGGTTAAAGGACACTAGTATTGGAATATTCCTCGATAATATAAGCCGTACGTTATTTAATAAGTCATTTTTTTCTGGTAGAAGTGATTTATGGGAAGGGGTATTGCAAGCGGGTGTTGAAAAACCGGTTATGGGCTACGGAGTAGGCATTAATGCCAGTGACGTTACTGAAATTAAATTAACTGCGCATAATCAATATTTACAAACATTCTTGGAAGTTGGATTAATTGGCTTTGCTGTCTTTGTATTTTTGTTATTTTGTATTTGGAAACTATTAATTAGAAGGTTAGATAATTTCACGGCTAAATGGTCAGCTTGTTTCTTTTTAGGGATATTAGTCTATGAAAACTTTGAATTAACACTGTTTCAAAATAATTACTCAATAGCATTTTTTCAGTGGCTGATTATAACTATAGGTATTACTTTCAGTTATAAAACTGAACAAAATAATACAGACGGTGTTTCTCGCTAA
- a CDS encoding CDP-glycerol glycerophosphotransferase family protein produces the protein MTKKIASPYTINFIDVQKNDTLTIRGIIRSEISNNDTILLLIKKRKTEVTYTFPLNWISSNYWESTINFNSSEFSKGTWDYFLLYNNDKKYRLKIDDGNIFDWTRSLLFNNNNLTFGVKCYITEKGSLSSKIYTPTVKISNLKSGLSDDHTANLTAGLVESEFIDSKRLSDARLIIKQRNSDKELTTPFSYTKSPNNIFYITINLDYNDIIPKKLTGTRWDLFIQVPINNSNYLLRIKVNDSVNLEKNTCIELNGPELFQTYFYQTINNNLSISLTGLKINRNVLSYSINDKNVNFKGFAYYNLVNFNTPKSLQRNIIVKKRNSGKEIKFAIDNIEIPDLIEDDYRYSGFDISIPLKEIFSLQGTQMEVFDFYIQLIYGDQIKERGLGCKEYSYLVDDPLDTNSLMYNKKSMRSFLLYTPGGNFKLETYAYSLSKMLYLKYGQTYDRKINANKDVWLIGERPDTAQDTGFHFFKYCRENFPEKDIYYVVKENSPDMKNLSGLGNVITFGSMKHFRIAAIAKTFIGSHDLEYILPTRGIDWFNYQENSRVFLQHGVLGRKKVDYYKKHYQYPFNLFCVSSTPEFELVTKQMGYNLDEVKITGLSRFDQLKKSHQTERSIIIIPTWRDWIKENEFLDSEYFNRYRELLVDERLSAILEENNIKLDFYVHYRMQPYIQYFQELKSDHTSIIKFGQSNVQDLLINNNLLITDYSSVSFDFNYMRKPVLFYHFDFDRFFKNGILRPINETFLGDICNDKEMLIDSIEKYITNDFTEAPAVKKRKNLVFSYTDNNNNKRIFDAIINKRV, from the coding sequence GTGACGAAAAAAATAGCTTCGCCGTATACCATTAACTTCATCGATGTACAAAAAAACGATACCTTAACAATACGAGGAATAATAAGATCGGAAATTTCCAACAATGATACAATACTACTACTTATTAAAAAAAGGAAAACTGAAGTGACATATACATTCCCTTTAAACTGGATTAGTTCAAATTACTGGGAATCTACTATCAATTTCAATAGTAGTGAATTTTCTAAGGGCACATGGGACTATTTTCTGTTGTATAATAATGACAAAAAATACCGGCTGAAAATTGATGATGGAAATATTTTTGATTGGACTCGTTCATTACTATTCAATAATAACAATTTAACTTTTGGGGTAAAATGCTATATTACTGAAAAGGGTTCACTCTCTTCAAAAATATATACACCAACTGTAAAAATCTCTAACCTCAAAAGTGGTCTTAGCGATGACCATACAGCCAACTTAACAGCTGGCCTTGTTGAAAGTGAGTTTATTGATAGTAAAAGGTTGTCGGATGCAAGGTTAATTATTAAACAGAGAAATTCCGATAAGGAACTCACAACACCATTTTCATATACTAAGTCACCCAATAATATTTTTTATATTACTATTAACTTGGATTATAATGATATCATTCCAAAAAAGCTAACAGGTACTAGGTGGGATCTATTTATACAGGTTCCAATTAATAACAGTAACTATTTACTTCGTATAAAGGTGAATGACTCAGTAAATTTAGAAAAAAATACTTGCATCGAATTAAATGGTCCAGAACTTTTTCAAACTTATTTTTATCAAACTATTAATAACAACCTTTCCATTTCACTAACTGGTTTAAAAATAAATAGAAATGTTCTTTCTTATTCAATCAACGACAAGAACGTTAACTTTAAGGGGTTTGCCTACTATAATCTTGTTAATTTTAATACTCCAAAAAGCTTGCAGCGTAATATTATAGTAAAAAAGAGAAATTCTGGAAAGGAAATTAAGTTTGCTATTGATAATATAGAGATTCCTGATTTAATTGAAGACGATTACAGGTATTCCGGTTTTGATATTAGTATTCCTCTAAAAGAGATTTTCTCTCTCCAGGGCACTCAAATGGAAGTCTTTGATTTTTATATCCAACTTATATATGGGGATCAAATTAAAGAGAGAGGTTTAGGTTGTAAAGAATATAGTTATTTAGTCGATGACCCACTTGATACTAACTCATTAATGTATAATAAAAAAAGCATGCGGAGTTTTTTACTTTACACTCCAGGAGGGAACTTTAAACTGGAAACTTATGCTTACTCTTTAAGTAAAATGTTATACCTTAAATATGGACAAACTTATGATAGAAAAATTAACGCTAATAAAGATGTATGGTTGATTGGAGAAAGACCAGATACAGCACAGGATACAGGATTTCATTTTTTTAAATATTGTAGAGAAAATTTTCCTGAAAAAGATATATATTATGTTGTAAAAGAAAATTCCCCAGATATGAAAAATCTAAGCGGCCTGGGAAATGTGATTACATTCGGCTCAATGAAACACTTTAGAATTGCTGCTATTGCAAAAACTTTCATAGGATCCCATGATTTGGAATACATTTTGCCAACAAGAGGCATTGATTGGTTTAACTATCAGGAAAATTCACGAGTGTTTTTACAACACGGTGTACTTGGACGGAAAAAAGTCGACTATTATAAGAAACATTACCAATACCCTTTTAATTTATTTTGTGTCAGCTCAACCCCTGAATTTGAACTTGTAACTAAACAAATGGGCTATAACCTAGATGAAGTGAAAATTACAGGTCTATCCCGTTTCGATCAGTTAAAGAAAAGTCATCAGACTGAAAGGTCAATTATAATAATTCCTACTTGGAGAGATTGGATAAAAGAAAACGAATTCCTTGACTCTGAATATTTCAATAGATATAGAGAATTATTGGTAGATGAACGACTATCCGCTATATTAGAGGAAAACAATATAAAACTGGACTTCTATGTGCACTATCGAATGCAACCATATATTCAATATTTTCAAGAACTTAAATCAGACCATACTAGTATCATCAAATTCGGTCAATCAAATGTCCAAGACCTACTAATTAATAATAATTTACTAATAACTGATTATTCCTCAGTTTCTTTCGATTTTAACTATATGAGGAAACCAGTCCTCTTTTATCATTTTGATTTTGATCGATTCTTTAAAAATGGAATTCTGAGGCCTATTAATGAAACATTTCTCGGTGACATATGTAATGATAAAGAAATGCTTATTGATTCTATTGAAAAGTATATTACCAATGATTTTACAGAAGCACCTGCAGTAAAAAAACGAAAGAATCTTGTTTTTTCCTATACTGATAACAATAATAATAAGAGAATTTTTGATGCAATCATAAATAAAAGAGTCTAA
- a CDS encoding arylsulfotransferase family protein: protein MKVNKRIIAVIGIILYTLLVAAVTYYVTDSGSQQAQSVTTDKTNNQQDTNNSGENSFPKDYNWIPLPEIDLENSEKEYEIKSLTTEASNVIDLRTLSDHNVQINGHDVTGKDKYELELNSISEDNYITLTVDGTDYQIKTLPDFLSDYEYENNGASDGFYYFSYGDYIVKLSTNGQIVYYKNVGTAFSFDFKLNKTDEGEIYYSYLVRNNGHEKVPGIGYHPTKAVVMDADYNVVDEVESIKSTNLVSTNPLESHEFVFIELGHYIISSYYPEEVNNIPSDIKQNQFGTRVIATYLQEIKDNEVVWEWKSTEHQKLYGLSTEHNDFTNTHSRYADYMHYNSLAIDPDDGNLIVSFRNLSSIVKLNRETGEIMWTLGGKGDQFGLTEEQLFSRQHKLSFLSDGTILFFNNGNILPAAPYPIVDEDDPLRDKEAETSIVKIKLDEENKEVENYEEYETGEFSKTRGSVQMINEAKDTILIGWGSGDNNEAHFTELNFSTGEALFTFYPHDEDLISYRAYKFKQ, encoded by the coding sequence ATGAAAGTCAATAAACGAATAATTGCTGTTATTGGCATAATACTTTACACGTTATTAGTAGCCGCTGTTACGTATTATGTCACCGATTCAGGTTCTCAACAGGCTCAGTCAGTCACAACCGACAAAACAAATAATCAGCAGGATACGAATAACAGTGGAGAGAACTCGTTTCCTAAGGATTACAATTGGATTCCTCTGCCTGAAATAGACTTAGAGAATTCAGAGAAGGAATATGAAATTAAATCATTAACAACTGAGGCAAGTAATGTTATTGACCTTAGGACGTTATCAGATCATAACGTTCAAATAAATGGTCATGACGTAACTGGTAAGGATAAATACGAATTAGAACTTAATTCTATTAGTGAAGACAACTATATTACTCTTACAGTGGATGGTACGGATTACCAGATAAAAACTCTTCCGGACTTTTTGTCTGACTATGAATATGAGAATAATGGAGCTTCAGATGGTTTCTACTATTTTTCTTACGGTGACTACATTGTAAAACTAAGTACAAATGGTCAAATAGTTTATTATAAAAATGTAGGTACAGCCTTTTCATTTGACTTCAAATTAAATAAAACAGATGAAGGCGAAATATATTATAGTTACCTTGTAAGAAACAATGGCCACGAAAAAGTTCCCGGAATTGGCTACCATCCTACAAAAGCAGTAGTAATGGATGCCGATTATAATGTCGTCGATGAAGTGGAATCAATTAAATCTACCAATCTTGTTTCAACAAATCCTTTAGAAAGTCACGAATTTGTATTTATTGAGCTTGGCCATTATATTATTAGTTCTTATTATCCTGAAGAAGTTAATAATATCCCTTCTGACATTAAACAAAACCAATTTGGAACAAGAGTTATAGCAACATATTTACAGGAAATTAAAGATAATGAGGTTGTCTGGGAATGGAAAAGCACAGAGCATCAAAAATTATATGGATTAAGTACTGAGCATAATGATTTTACTAATACACATTCCAGGTATGCAGATTACATGCATTACAACTCATTAGCAATAGATCCAGATGATGGTAATCTTATAGTCTCTTTTCGGAACTTAAGCTCTATAGTTAAACTTAATCGTGAAACCGGAGAGATAATGTGGACTCTCGGTGGTAAAGGTGATCAATTTGGATTAACTGAGGAGCAATTGTTCAGCCGCCAGCATAAATTATCATTTCTGAGTGATGGTACAATATTATTCTTCAACAATGGTAATATTTTGCCCGCAGCACCATACCCAATAGTTGATGAAGATGATCCTTTACGCGATAAAGAGGCGGAAACTTCTATTGTAAAGATTAAATTGGATGAAGAAAATAAGGAAGTAGAAAATTACGAGGAATATGAAACTGGAGAGTTTTCTAAAACGCGTGGATCAGTTCAAATGATTAACGAGGCTAAAGACACTATTTTAATTGGCTGGGGAAGCGGTGATAATAACGAAGCCCACTTTACAGAACTGAACTTCTCTACAGGCGAAGCTTTATTTACCTTTTATCCACATGATGAGGACCTCATTAGTTATCGGGCATATAAATTTAAACAGTAA
- a CDS encoding glycosyltransferase family 2 protein, which produces MNSLINRLNSTIMSEKKFANKVKYNKNGYYIHNKSKNTSFIVTVIIPVYNAEKTMSKTVDSIIKQTIGFENIELLLIDDKSEDNSRTLSLKYSKKHNNIIPVFLKKNTGSPSKPRNLGIDLAKGKYIMFLDSDDWLHENGIKVLYDLLEKSNNNYAIGKSIKLTDKGQSIVGEYNNWADRESVNPIEIDRLFYHMSPTGRMVKTDFLRNKNIKFPDMKFAEDKQFFFDVLINCDFISTSKDVIYYINRFKDNASFTTTTSIFEKTDTNISLINYVIDKDLPVKIEKMMLNRLYEFDCITRLFDRGHFLKSQEKEKYYKKFKEVLATTDKLKYNIKDIFWEEWHKVLVDLFLEERYEDIVKLINWNRYEPIKDYCIKDNLPYYRLPFDDKYSLARINTLAVHQTSVKKDDKLTINFRMYGDNLNKVENLVARKRNNDLIQIEFSINHLEENLFEVDIPYHQLENLSDFSYAIFIKYDHYKKVPIKMNSRNIVKYKRKNIDFYTTIADNLGINIK; this is translated from the coding sequence ATGAATTCATTAATCAATCGTTTAAACTCCACTATAATGAGCGAAAAAAAATTTGCCAATAAAGTTAAATATAACAAAAACGGATATTACATTCACAATAAAAGTAAAAATACAAGCTTTATAGTGACTGTTATAATCCCTGTTTATAATGCAGAAAAAACAATGTCTAAGACAGTTGACTCAATTATTAAACAAACAATTGGATTTGAAAATATAGAATTATTATTAATAGATGATAAATCTGAAGACAACTCGCGTACCCTTTCTCTAAAATACTCTAAAAAGCATAACAATATTATACCAGTATTTTTGAAAAAAAATACTGGATCTCCTTCAAAGCCCCGAAATCTAGGGATTGATTTAGCAAAAGGAAAATACATTATGTTCTTGGATTCCGATGACTGGTTACATGAGAATGGAATTAAAGTGCTGTATGACCTTTTAGAAAAATCCAATAATAATTATGCAATTGGAAAATCAATAAAATTAACAGATAAAGGACAATCCATTGTAGGAGAATATAATAATTGGGCGGACAGAGAATCAGTTAACCCAATTGAAATTGATCGATTATTCTATCACATGTCACCAACAGGAAGAATGGTAAAAACTGATTTTCTTAGGAATAAAAACATCAAATTTCCTGACATGAAATTTGCTGAGGACAAACAATTCTTTTTTGACGTTTTAATAAATTGTGATTTTATATCAACCAGTAAAGATGTTATTTATTATATAAATCGTTTTAAAGATAATGCAAGTTTCACTACCACTACGTCAATATTTGAAAAAACAGACACTAACATTTCATTGATAAATTATGTTATCGACAAAGATTTACCTGTGAAAATAGAAAAAATGATGTTAAATCGATTATATGAGTTCGATTGTATTACACGTTTGTTTGACAGAGGGCACTTCTTAAAATCCCAGGAAAAGGAAAAGTATTATAAGAAATTTAAAGAAGTGTTAGCTACAACAGATAAATTAAAATATAATATTAAGGACATTTTCTGGGAAGAATGGCATAAAGTGCTAGTGGATTTATTCCTTGAAGAAAGATACGAGGATATTGTTAAGCTAATTAATTGGAACAGATATGAACCAATCAAAGATTATTGTATCAAGGATAACTTGCCTTATTATCGCTTGCCTTTTGATGATAAGTACAGTTTGGCCAGAATCAACACTTTAGCAGTCCATCAAACTTCTGTTAAAAAGGATGATAAATTAACTATAAATTTTAGAATGTATGGAGACAATTTAAATAAAGTTGAAAACCTAGTGGCGAGAAAAAGGAATAACGATTTGATCCAAATTGAATTTTCAATTAACCACTTAGAAGAAAATTTATTTGAAGTCGATATACCATACCACCAATTAGAAAATCTGTCTGATTTTAGCTATGCTATATTTATAAAATACGATCATTACAAAAAAGTACCTATTAAAATGAATTCAAGGAACATTGTTAAGTATAAAAGGAAAAATATAGACTTTTATACGACAATTGCTGATAACCTTGGCATAAATATTAAATAG
- a CDS encoding CDP-glycerol glycerophosphotransferase family protein yields MGVDNVKNNRIMDISLKNNIFFITLPVKESFLHNTEEYYFTLEERYTNKELLVKTTVLKHLEDFCVFELAISFNELKHTFLESDIWDLYLKIKNDEEMKKHRIDSNYGNIRFSTIVIPDKSKMFYPYTTKKGKLSFRLNNYFLYSKFESVNLSEDSISFSGYFNFPPHYKTDDYNIKELKLIVNDSISNDEIEVPIERFRRNDLSEKYEGNEKLMECGIKGVFAIPPNLNIDKRHNFKFYLEMKYEKDNELMQMRSSRIRMDHHSNNYPIKKIINYQGQKVKLFIKPTSESKYLSFQMSKYSFKNEALKTVKSKWVELRRSDMLLKIYKTIFSSLGKLPAKNNTIMFESFLGKQFSDSPRAIYEYLLEHHPEYKMYWSADRRYMEFFEGKNVNHVRRFSIKWLLLMSRAEYWVCNSRLPLWIPKPKHTTYLQTWHGTPLKRLATDMEEVHMPGTNAAKYKQNFVKATSRWDFLVSPNAYSSEIFKRAFQFNGKMIESGYPRNDFLFINNNKETIEGIKKRCNLPIDKKVILYAPTWRDNQYYAKGKYRFSLQMELDQMKEELGDEYVILLRLHYLVAEKLDLQDYQDFVYDFSFHEDIRELYLISDILITDYSSVFFDYANLKRPMIFFVYDIDDYRDNLRGFYFNFEAKAPGPLVKSTDEIIRVVKNIEKDGFQPTNTTEAFYERFCYLEDGHASERVVKGVFND; encoded by the coding sequence ATGGGGGTAGACAATGTGAAAAATAACCGAATAATGGATATTTCCCTTAAAAATAATATTTTTTTTATTACATTACCTGTAAAGGAAAGCTTTCTACATAATACTGAAGAATATTATTTCACATTAGAAGAACGATATACCAATAAAGAATTACTTGTTAAAACCACTGTTCTAAAACACTTAGAAGATTTTTGTGTATTCGAATTAGCAATATCATTTAATGAACTAAAACACACATTTTTAGAAAGTGATATTTGGGATTTATATTTAAAAATAAAAAATGATGAGGAGATGAAAAAACACAGGATAGATAGCAATTATGGTAACATTCGTTTTTCAACAATTGTTATCCCAGATAAAAGTAAAATGTTTTACCCGTATACAACAAAAAAAGGTAAGTTATCATTTAGATTAAATAATTATTTTTTGTATTCAAAATTTGAATCAGTTAATTTATCTGAAGATAGCATTTCTTTCTCGGGATATTTTAATTTTCCACCACATTATAAAACTGATGATTATAATATTAAAGAGTTAAAATTAATTGTTAATGATAGTATTTCTAACGATGAAATAGAGGTGCCAATAGAAAGATTCCGGCGCAATGATTTGAGTGAAAAGTATGAAGGAAATGAAAAACTAATGGAGTGTGGAATTAAGGGAGTATTTGCAATCCCACCGAATTTAAATATAGACAAAAGGCACAACTTTAAATTTTATTTGGAAATGAAGTATGAGAAAGACAATGAATTGATGCAGATGAGAAGCTCAAGAATTAGAATGGATCACCATTCTAACAACTACCCGATAAAAAAAATAATCAATTATCAAGGTCAAAAAGTAAAGTTATTTATTAAACCCACAAGTGAATCGAAATATCTTTCCTTTCAGATGTCAAAATATAGTTTTAAAAATGAGGCGCTTAAAACAGTAAAATCTAAATGGGTGGAGTTACGAAGAAGTGACATGTTACTGAAAATATACAAAACTATTTTTTCTTCGCTTGGAAAGTTACCAGCTAAGAATAATACGATTATGTTCGAAAGTTTCCTTGGTAAGCAATTCAGTGACAGTCCAAGGGCTATATATGAATATCTTTTGGAGCATCATCCCGAGTATAAAATGTACTGGAGCGCCGATAGGCGGTATATGGAATTTTTTGAGGGGAAGAATGTGAACCATGTCAGAAGATTTTCGATTAAGTGGTTATTACTTATGTCCAGAGCTGAATATTGGGTATGCAATAGCCGGTTACCATTGTGGATCCCAAAACCCAAGCACACCACTTATCTGCAGACTTGGCACGGAACCCCTTTAAAACGATTAGCTACTGATATGGAAGAAGTTCATATGCCCGGAACAAATGCTGCGAAATACAAACAAAACTTTGTTAAAGCCACTAGTAGGTGGGATTTTCTTGTTTCACCGAATGCTTACTCGTCTGAAATATTCAAAAGAGCTTTTCAATTTAATGGTAAAATGATTGAGAGTGGATATCCAAGAAATGACTTTCTTTTTATTAATAATAATAAAGAAACGATAGAAGGGATTAAGAAAAGATGTAATTTGCCAATAGATAAAAAAGTTATATTATATGCACCAACATGGAGAGACAATCAATACTATGCAAAAGGGAAATATAGATTTTCTTTACAGATGGAGCTAGATCAAATGAAAGAGGAACTTGGGGATGAGTACGTTATTCTGTTGAGACTACATTATTTAGTTGCCGAGAAACTGGATTTACAGGATTACCAAGATTTTGTATATGATTTCTCCTTTCATGAGGATATACGAGAATTGTATTTAATTTCTGATATACTGATTACAGATTATTCTTCTGTTTTCTTTGATTATGCAAATTTGAAACGTCCAATGATATTCTTTGTGTATGATATTGATGATTATCGGGATAATCTTCGTGGATTTTATTTCAACTTCGAAGCTAAAGCCCCAGGCCCGTTGGTTAAATCAACTGATGAAATAATAAGAGTAGTAAAAAACATTGAAAAAGATGGATTTCAACCTACAAATACAACTGAAGCTTTTTATGAGAGGTTCTGTTATTTAGAAGATGGACATGCGAGCGAACGAGTTGTAAAAGGAGTATTTAATGATTAA
- a CDS encoding ABC transporter permease, translated as MKSAIKVIKEQIDHFYLVRRLSLYEIKSQNKNNYLGMTWEIINPSIQILIYWFVFGTLRNREPVSVGGTEVPFFFWLLAAFFLWIFFYQSTIQGSKSIYTRLRILSKMNFPMSVIPNFVIFSRFYIHLFMLGITIVIFQFNGFYVNIYYLQLIYFIVASLVLIFSISLITSTLSTIIRDVHMFLNSTLRMLLYLSGVLWPITILSEWEVLMNVMKLNPLFYLIEGYRHSLFGVSWYAIEQWEYTLYFWGLVILLFLIGSMLHMKFRKHFIDYL; from the coding sequence ATGAAATCTGCCATAAAAGTTATTAAAGAACAAATAGATCATTTTTACTTAGTCAGAAGGCTCTCACTATACGAAATTAAAAGTCAAAATAAAAATAACTATTTAGGTATGACATGGGAAATTATTAACCCGTCCATTCAAATTTTAATATATTGGTTTGTGTTTGGCACCTTACGTAATAGAGAGCCGGTTAGTGTAGGAGGAACAGAAGTACCCTTTTTCTTTTGGCTTCTGGCTGCCTTTTTCTTGTGGATATTTTTCTATCAGTCAACAATACAGGGATCTAAATCTATATATACTCGATTAAGAATATTGTCAAAAATGAATTTTCCAATGAGTGTTATACCCAACTTTGTAATTTTTTCCAGGTTTTACATTCATTTATTCATGTTAGGGATTACAATTGTAATTTTTCAATTTAATGGATTTTATGTGAATATATATTACTTGCAACTTATTTATTTTATTGTTGCATCTTTGGTGTTAATTTTTTCTATTTCTCTTATAACATCAACGCTTTCAACGATAATTAGAGATGTGCATATGTTTTTGAATTCAACACTGCGCATGCTCTTATATTTATCAGGTGTACTATGGCCAATTACAATATTGAGTGAGTGGGAAGTACTCATGAATGTAATGAAATTAAATCCGTTATTTTATTTAATTGAAGGATACAGGCATTCCTTATTTGGTGTTAGTTGGTATGCCATAGAGCAATGGGAATATACACTTTATTTTTGGGGATTAGTTATCTTACTTTTCCTAATTGGATCCATGTTGCATATGAAGTTTCGCAAACACTTTATTGATTATTTGTAA
- the tagH gene encoding teichoic acids export ABC transporter ATP-binding subunit TagH — protein sequence MNKAIDVKNIFKRYKLYNSDKERLGDLLTPKSFGEDFYALTDVTFEVEKGDVVGFIGINGSGKSTLSNIIAGIVPESSGTVDVDGQTSLIAVASGLKGDLTGRDNIELKLLMLGFDKDAIKRLEPDIIEFSEIGNFIDQPVKSYSSGMKSRLGFAISVNVDPDILIIDEALSVGDKAFAEKSYNKMMDFKELGKTMIFVSHSLGQMKKFCEKILWLEFGRVRDFGTVDEVIPKYEEFLSFWKKLTHNERETYKQRVMDGHFPDEWFSDDKEIDNDIKPPIYKEEPISRVGHIRGGKSYIYSTPGNIEGEFVGESSDMYKNAVYYIKKQATYYDEVFYLLSSNPSAQEGVIGWMKASDVSSHLHVPIDSDRKEFKIKGSGEGYNRPWGGRKNLIFNDLKPFEEAEFNVNKTEKIGNNIWYRGILNGKEMWIHFSHIKD from the coding sequence ATGAATAAGGCAATAGACGTTAAAAATATATTCAAAAGGTATAAGTTGTATAATAGCGACAAAGAACGATTGGGTGACTTATTAACACCAAAAAGCTTTGGTGAAGATTTCTATGCTCTTACAGACGTTACCTTTGAAGTTGAAAAAGGTGATGTTGTTGGCTTTATTGGAATTAATGGGTCAGGAAAGTCTACCTTGTCAAATATTATTGCAGGTATAGTCCCTGAATCATCCGGAACTGTTGATGTGGATGGACAGACATCCCTTATAGCAGTAGCATCAGGTTTAAAGGGAGATCTTACGGGTAGAGATAATATTGAATTAAAATTGCTTATGTTAGGTTTTGATAAAGATGCTATCAAAAGGTTAGAACCTGATATAATAGAGTTCTCGGAAATTGGGAATTTTATTGATCAACCAGTTAAATCGTATTCAAGCGGAATGAAATCCAGATTAGGTTTTGCCATTTCCGTTAATGTAGATCCTGATATCTTAATAATAGATGAAGCCTTATCAGTAGGCGATAAGGCCTTTGCTGAAAAAAGTTATAATAAAATGATGGATTTTAAAGAACTTGGTAAGACGATGATTTTTGTAAGTCATTCACTGGGACAAATGAAGAAATTCTGTGAAAAAATTTTATGGCTGGAATTTGGAAGGGTAAGGGACTTTGGGACGGTTGATGAAGTTATTCCAAAGTATGAAGAGTTTTTATCATTTTGGAAGAAGTTAACCCATAATGAACGTGAAACGTATAAACAGCGAGTAATGGATGGTCATTTCCCTGATGAGTGGTTTTCTGACGATAAAGAGATTGATAACGATATAAAACCTCCTATATATAAGGAAGAGCCAATTAGCCGAGTTGGTCATATTAGGGGTGGAAAGTCATATATTTACTCAACCCCTGGTAATATTGAGGGGGAGTTTGTGGGAGAATCTTCTGATATGTATAAAAACGCTGTTTATTATATTAAGAAGCAAGCGACCTATTATGATGAAGTATTCTATTTATTGAGTAGCAATCCAAGTGCCCAAGAGGGCGTTATTGGCTGGATGAAGGCTTCGGATGTGTCCAGTCATCTTCATGTTCCAATCGATAGTGATCGAAAGGAGTTTAAAATTAAAGGGTCGGGAGAAGGATATAATCGTCCGTGGGGCGGAAGAAAAAACCTAATCTTTAATGATTTAAAACCTTTTGAGGAAGCTGAATTTAACGTAAATAAGACAGAAAAAATCGGTAATAATATTTGGTATAGAGGTATATTGAATGGGAAAGAAATGTGGATTCATTTCAGTCATATAAAAGATTAG